AGTCCTTCTGATGATATTCGTGGGGAAAACCATCTAAGTGGTGAACTTCGATGtacgttttcgtttttcattaaCGCCTTCCACTCAGCAGGAAATGATTCTTGCTGAATGCAGCGGATGATAGAAAATTCTGCTTGTTCCAATTCTTCGACGGTTAGTAAGTTTTTGCAGTTTTCTTCAGATTTCTTAAGAATACGCATGAGCCGCATCCAATAAGCGGTACTGCGTATTAGTTTGGTAAATGACGAAAACCTTCGGACATAGTCTTCACTGAAGTCTGATACTCGACTGGTGGTTGGATGTGCGGTACGACGAATTTCCTCTTCTGCTATTTGAGACTCCAAGGTGCCTGGCTGCTCCGGATAATGATTTTGCCCTAACCATTCAGGGCCCTTCCACCAAAGACTGCATCCCTCTATCTGATTTGGGTCCATACCCCGTGAGATAAGGTCTGCTGGATTTTGCAAGCCAGGAACATGTCTCCAAGTACAGTTTTCCGTAATCGTTTGTATTTTCGCAACACGGTTAGCTACGAAAGTGGACCACGTCGCAGGAATTGCCTTCAACCATTGAAGAACACACGTAGAGTCTGTCCAGAAATGCATGTCGATCTCCAATTTCAACGCTTCGCGTACCTTAACAGATAATTCCGCCGACAAAAGCGCTCCACACAGCTCTAGCCTCGGAATGGATTGGGATTTTAACGGTGCTACCTTCGATTTCGCTGCTAGCAAACATACGAGAGACCTTCCATGTTTGTCGATACTCTTGACGTAAGCGCACGCTCCATACGCACGCTCGGACGCATCCGAGAAGAAATGCAGCTCCATATTGACCGCCTCTGGTAAAACTGCACATCGCTGGATTTTCAGGTTATTCAGGATTGATAACTGTCCATGGAAACTTCGCCATTCTTCCTCTACTTCAATCGGAACTGGATGATCCCAACCGAGGGTTTTCCCGTCTTCCTGCAGCCGCCATAAACGCTGCATGAAGATTTTTGCACTCGTTGTAACTGCTCCTACGAGACCGAGGGGGTCGAATAGCATAGCGATAGCTGATAGGATTTTCCGTTTAGACAACCTTTCCTTTGCCGCAATTTGTTCAATGGTGAAGTTGAAGCGAAAATAGTCCTTATGTGGCTGCCATACCAGTCCTAATGTTTTCACCGATGGATCTGGATCCAAATTTATCTCATTGGTTTGCGGGAGAGCAAGATCCTCGATTTTCACCTCTCTTAAAGCTGCTGCTGAGTTGGATGCGAACTTCCTAAGACGGAAACCACCACTGTCTGCCAATTTGATAAGATCTGCGCACAATTTTATTGCATCACTCTCGGTATCGGTGCCTGTGATAACATCGTCCATGTAGACGTCATCTACCAATGCCTTAGATGCGCTTGGGAATCGATTGTACTCATCGCTCGCCAGCTGTTTCAACGTTCTGGTCGCTAGAAATGGCGCAGGTTTCGTGCCATACGTCACGGTTGCCAACTCGTAGGTTTCAACCTCCTTCTTCGTATCCGTTCTCCAAAGGATGCTTTGAAGGGGCATATCAGCTTCGCATATACCAATCTGTCGAAACATCTTCTCTATGTCCGCTATAATCATGACTCGTTTCATCCGACAACGCATGATGAGAGCTCGAAGCTCGTCCTGGATTACGGGTCCAACCAATAAGGCGTCGTTCAAGGATATACCGCTACTGCTTTTGGATGATGCATCAAACACAACGCGCACCTTGGTTGTTGTGCTTGCCTGCTTTATGACCGGGTGATGAGGAAGATAAACACGTTTCTCGGGACCCACATTCGCCCTGCGCATGTGTCCGAGCTCCAGGTATTCCGCCATAAAACCGTGATAGTGTTGACGTAGCTCTGGTTCCTTTTCCAGTCTACGTTCCAGGGATTGAAGTCGACGGAAAGCCATCTCCCGCGACTCGCCAATGGTTGCCAATATTTTTCCGTCCTTCGGTAGTGCAACGGTGTATCGCCCAGTAGAACTTCTGTACTTGGTTAGAGCAAACTGCGCCTCGCAACGTTGCTCTTCCGGGGAATAATTGTTCGGAGACCCTATCTCCTCACAAGACCAAAAACGAGTAAGAAGTTCATCCAGATCCACCTTGGAGGCCGTATTACAGATGATGCGCGACGAAGAAGCTTGACTTTCTACCGAACCTGTCACCAACCAGCCAAACACTGACTCAATCAGCATAGGTAAACCTTCGCCCAGCGGAATCTTGGTCTGACTcgggaaaaatgaaaagaagtGCTGTATTCCTAGCACCATATCCAATGATGTTGATTTGAAAAACGCTGGATCTGCTAGTTCCACGCCCTGCGGGAATTTCCACGTAGAAACCGTCACGTTTGTTGTCGGTAGATCCGCGGTAACCTTGGGTAATAACAAGAAATCCATCGGCCGAGAAAATTCCGATGTTCTTGACCGTACGACCGCTGACACCTGATGCTTGACCGTGGTATTTGATTGACCGATTCCAAGAACAGAAATGTTCGACCGTTTTCGAGACACCTTCATAAGTTGACAGAGCCCTTCTGTCATGAAGTTGCATTCGGAGCCTGAGTCCAATAAAGCCCTTGCCTGGAACACCTTGCCTGCATCGTCTTCCACTAAGACGACAGCTGTAGCTAACAGAACGGTTGAGGAATGATTCCTTGCCATGTTCGATGAAACGGATCCTGAGTTGGCGGCTGAGGTGGTTGCTGAAGCGGATTGATTACTGTTGGCAGCAGATGCGAAAGGTTGCGATGGGCGAGTATAGTTGTTTCCTGCACTGTCGACGCGAAAGCAGACTAACGTATGGTGTTTTCCCTTGCATTTGCGGCAAACCTGGTTCGATCTGCAGTCCGAAGCTTGATGACCACGCCGAAAACAGTTTCTGCAGAGAGAATTTTGTCGCAGCAGCTTGTCTCGAGCGGAAGCACTCAACTTCAGGAACGTAGGGCAGGTGTACAACAAATGGGATTCCGGACAAGCGATGCAACTTCCGGCCATCATCTGTGCTGCGCTGTGACTTGTTCTGGCGACGTTGGGTTTCTTCGGCCATTGAAAACCTTCCTGCTTGTTATCGTGAGCCTTAGGTGGAAGCGATGCCAAGATTTTCACGCGGGTTTGGAGAAATTGGGTTAAATCTACCACCTTGTCCTGGTCCTGATGAGCACTGTGCTCTTCCCATGCCCGACGTGTTATTGGATCCAGTCTGGAGCACAACATTTCCAGCAACAACAGGTCCTTATATTCTTCCGGTTTTACCAATTGGTCCAGGGTTTGTACGACGCGTTCGAAACCTTCCAGTAGTGCCTGAATATCGACGGCCGACTCCTTAGCCACCTTGGGAAGTTTAAATAGGTTTCCAACCTGCCTGCGCTTCAACACCTTGCTGTCATTGTACCTGGCCATTAGGATGTCCCAAGCTACTGAATAGTTCGCCCTCGTAAGCGCCAACGGATCGATGAGAGCCCGCGCCTCGCCGGTGAGACAGCCCTTCAGGTAGTGGAACTTCTCAACCTCCGGTAAGTCTGTCTTGGTATGGATCAGGGATAAGTACAGGTCCCGGAAGCTCAGCCACTGGTCGATGTCACCGTCGAACGTTTGCAACTTAATTTGCGGTAGCCTGACATGCTCGATGGTTGGTTGAATTGACGAGTCCATCATACGGGTGGAATGTAGAACACTGGCACCTCCTTCCAGTTCCTTGATGCGTTCCAACATAGATGCCTTGGCGTTGTAGTACTTCGTGGTGAAATCCTGCCGTATATTGGAACATGTTGCTTCTTTCGACGAGTACTCTTCGTGCATCTCAACCTCGATCAGCGCGTCGTTGATCCGATCCCATAAATCGTCCAGTTTCTCCAGTCTAACCTGGATTTGTTGAGCTGAAGTAACTTCCCCCAGAGTGCTTGCAAAAATGGttattgatttaaacatctcCATCAACGCCTTCACCTTTGTTTGTAGATTGCGCAGCGGTGGATTTTTCGATGACAAACTGGAAGCGGATGTCGTAGCCATGGTTGTAGTTCACTCACACAAAATTCACAGGAGAAAATGCACGGTGTTAGGATTCAATTCTGACTCTAGCTTCGGCAAGGAACATACACTGTAGAGCttaacttactttaaaaaacttaGTACTGCACTCCTCTACAGGTAGGCTCCTCCCAATCCAAAACTTGAATGGCAGTGCGCGATGTGAATTTAGCGCCTGGAGTAACGCTTCCAAAAGCCCTCGTTTACGCGTGAAGATTGATGATTAACCTCGGTATCGATCAGACAAGTGGTGTTGTGGGCAAAATAATAATGTTGTAGTTTCCAAATTCTTAAAGCTTCGACTAGAACATATACTCTGTAGAGCTTAACTTACTTTCAAGAAAATTCAGTTGCGCCTCTCTACAGGTATAGGTATCCAAAATCCAGAAAATGAAGCTCGAAATGCGTGGGAGTACAGCTGCTCCTCGAACTACGCAAATAAAATTGGTGCGCCTCGGTTTATTCCAAAATATTTCGGTTGACTCGGATTGATCAGTTTAGCAGGGTGTTATGGCAAGGATAATGATTGGATGTAGTATTTGTATTTTAATATAGCTTCGGCAGGACGTATACTAACGGTTCTACTAACCTAACCGAAAAAACTATTGCGCAGCATAAAATCCAAATAgcagaaaatccaaaaattctgcTGAACGGTGTACTTGCGGATCCAATGCAGTACAAACAAATAGGCAAATGCACAATTATGCACATTCAAACATCCAACTCGTTCGAATAGGAATATGTTGCATCAtacagttgtgtttgtgaggtaAGATTGGCGGAGATCAGTATTTGCTAAGTCCAGCAACGGCCGGTCATATACTAAACGGTAGTCCGAAAAGTTTCACTAACCTGACCGAAAAAGGTGTGGTGCTCCGGAAAAACGTCTCGTCAGGTTAGTTTCGCGCGGTTCAATCGGTGGCAACCAGTCGTATGTTGCCAGTTGCTTCGGAGATGCTTCAAAAGCGGTGATAATCAGCTGATGACCATGAAAGCTGATGACCTTGGCCTTGGGTAAGTGTTGCAAATGGTTGCCGGCAGATTTACGATCGATGCAATTCAATCGTTCCTATAAGGCCACCGGGGGGAACTATTGATAACCAGTGAAGAAATCGGTGCAAAGGTGATGAAAATCCAATAATCACCACTCTGGTTGATGGTAATTTATTGGCCAAAGTGTTGTTTTTCGTTCTCTGGATTGATGACGTCACCAAAAAACGCCAGCTGAATGCCTTCCGAAAAGATCGATGACGTCACGGATGGCTTCGGTGGTTGTGATTTGTGACCAATTCCAATCAAAAGTAGTGGTGGTGATGACGGTGGAGATCTAGCGCGATCGTTTTGGTGTAGTTTCGTTGCTCGTAGTGTGCGTTCAGTTGGTTGGGGTTGGCGTAGCAATACAGCTCAGGATCGGGTTGTTTACGAATAGAAGATGGAAAGAAACGATGCAGTATTCATCGAGTGGTCCAAGCATCAACTGAACATAGACCTATTAGTGTATATTTACCTGGACAAACAGGATAATCCGCGAAGAAATAGCTCTATGTCTTCAGTTGCTGCTGTGATGACGATTCTTTTGAAGATCCGAAATGTATTCGACCGTTGATTGGCTGTTTAGTGTTGATCCACATCCACTAAACGGTTCGGGGTTTTTAGAAGTGCCGTGCTAAACGCAACAATTAATCATTAATTGGCGATAGCTAAGGTTCTTCTGGAGTGTCTAATGGTGAGCACGAAGAAGTTCCTACTAATCTGTGAGCTGCGGGTAGTGAGCGACGGTGATTTTGATGAGTTTTGCGGTTGTGCGATGAATATGatgtgtgtttttttccaaTGGCGGTGTGCTGCAGAGATTGCTTAAACGGTGCTGATAATCCGGTTCGATTGGACCAAATGTTGGGGTGCGGTCCAAACCCTGCTTGGACCTTGCAGTGGACTGTATGGAGGGAATTTCCGTGGGGCAAACCTTGGGCTGCTGGTTGGGTTGAGTCTTCCGTGGGGGGTGTTGGGTTGTCCCTTGTGATGATAGCAATCTCTCCGGTGACGGTAAGTAAAAACTCCTCGTTGAAGTAAGGCAcacaatttatttacaaaaactacacaTTTATTTTGGCTTAAAAAACACACTACTTTGAAACGAATTTATTAACTACGAAACTACATTAAACATATATTTAGGCAAATTATTCAAGTTTCAATGGGGTCTCATATGACCTGTGCCAAATCGCTCTTAAGACTGAATATAATACTAGTGAAAAATGGTGACCCTTTTAAGGGGTTTTTCTTCATATGTTTGTTATCTTCTCGAACTACGGTTCGAAAATCAGCTGTTTCGCTCGTCATTAACGCCTTTCCTTAAGACCTTCTGCTTCGTGGGTTTTCGATTATCGACCATCGCAGCATCGTGGTTAGGGTCCATAGATAGTCTACCAACAccaataattaaaagaaaattagctcctcaggttattttttaataattcttggACAAAATTTTGTCAAGAAAAGGTGCTTGCGAGATTCATCGACggtttaatttttacaaaaatttacaaaaatgtgcAACAGTTCTCACATAAGAGCAGACATTTCGGAAGTGCATTTCTATAAATGAAATACGACACTGAAATAAAagtataaaaatctaaaaatcttaaTCTTTTTCCACTACCAGAAACAGCTCAAACGCTCCGTTGATTCCagacaaaactttcaaatttgcaGTTTTGGTTCACATAAAACAGGCGTGTTTTCGatggcaaaaataacaccaatttttgaagctcaaTGTACTGCTTAGCAGCAgcatcatattttttcaaaaaaaaaaatttaaattttagaagaagaccttaaaaattgattctactTACTTTTTCAGAGATCTCTGAaggaaaaatccattttaaactaaagtttaaattcagcgaaaattttcttcttctggcaCTCAATTGCAAAATcttcaattaattttcattctAGAAAATTCAATGATATTCATATTAAGTTTGATGGATTttacaatattaacaaaaacgacacaatagacaaaaatgacaaaattgtcaaaacaataccaaattgacaagattgaacaaatggaccaaatcgacaaaattctcaaaaatgacaaatttgacgaaATAGACTAAAttgagaatcgaaaaaaaattaaaaatatgacaaaattgacataaggggacacattgacaaaaatgccagaaatgataaaattaacaaatttgacaaaattgacaaattaaacaaaaatgataaaaaacccaaaataataaaaaaaccaaaatgacaaaatgcctACATTTTTAAAGGTGATGGTTAAAgttgtcaatttgtcaaaattgaataaattgtcaaaaaaaatcaaaactctcaaaattgtcaaaatcgccaaattttcgaaattttcaaaattgtcaattgtcaacattgaacaaatattcaaaattgtcaaaactggcaaaattgtcaaaattaccaaaaatatcaaaattgccaaaattgtgaaaactgtcaaaattgttagaatttgcggaatttttaaaattgttacaattgcaaaaattttcaaaactgccaaaactgtcaaaattgccaaaattgaataaattgtcgaaactgccaaaattttcaatattgccAAAACTGCCAaaactgtccaaattgtcaaaattttcaaaattgacaaaattgacgaagttGTCTAATTtgccaaaataatcaaatttgtcagaATTCCTACACCtcttgtttaatatttttaaatcaaaactttctaaatgaaatgaaaaaatatgcatttccaaaaatgtaaaaaagaaaaaattataacaaaagtGTTTGtctcgaaaaaaattgatatttttttctgaatttaataaaaaacagtttgaattttgaacgatCTATCTAAAAATACATCATTAAGTATGATGATTTAACAGTAAACCGTTTCGAATTGCTACTCGgatggtcaattttgtcattgatgttaattttgtaaatttgatcaattttatcatCTATGATAATTTCATAACTCTTTAacttatttgttaattttgaaatttttttaaacttttgtcagTTTAGctacaattttatcaatttttgttgttttgtttgaattttttttaaattggaaatttagacaaaaaatcatgcaattttaaaaagtgataaaattgcaataaaaatataaaataaccaaattgtCAGTAACAACTAAATtggtaaaaattacaaaattgacaacttaACAAAATCGACACAAATGccaaaacgaaaaaatataaattgttgacataattttcaaaaaagtaataattttaaaaattttaaaaatcaattgttaATTCGACCGATTATGAGACCGAACGTTACCGCATCGTATTTTACTCCAGCGATTTACccaattatgttttcaaaatattttttttttcacttcagagGTCAATCCGGACAaacgttaaattatttaaaacacatggttgggcgcgtttttttaaattgtattcttaatttttattgttaaattatcTTATGCTGTGACTACAAAAAGAGTAAATTGAGAtaatacatatttaaaaaaaaaaaatagaaactggATCATACAGGATATTCCAGGATCCAGTAAtctaaaaatcatcaataagttggaaataaagtaatttttatgaaaattctgatATTTTACAAATACTTTTATCTTAAatacaactttaaatttttatatttttaaaacattgtgGATTTACTGCGTTAGAAATTCTTCAATCATAATTTGTTGATTCAGAAGTAAGAAAACTATCATTTGTTCATCATTTGTATTCACATATAATTAACAGAcaagactgtaagaaaggctaaaATCCACTATAAAGTGTATTGAATCgggattatattttaaattgaatcagCATTATGAGTTCAATTTATACCACACAGTTAGCTACTGCTGGACAAAAGTCGGTCGTACAAATACCATACTTCTAATCCGAAAATGCTgttgctcattttcaacacatgCACATTTTCTTCCATTTGTCTATCCGTACCgtatataattttatattttaaaattgcttatTAGAGGAAAAACTTTTCACCGAtaggatcgaaaaaaaattttaaaaaaaatattggagaaaattcacagatttttacatattgttttttcttcgCATTCTCATACTCATCGAATAAAAATGTTCAgattattgttaaaaaattgggttgaaaaagttcaatgaaacaaaatatgttCATATT
This sequence is a window from Uranotaenia lowii strain MFRU-FL chromosome 3, ASM2978415v1, whole genome shotgun sequence. Protein-coding genes within it:
- the LOC129753835 gene encoding uncharacterized protein LOC129753835; this translates as MATTSASSLSSKNPPLRNLQTKVKALMEMFKSITIFASTLGEVTSAQQIQVRLEKLDDLWDRINDALIEVEMHEEYSSKEATCSNIRQDFTTKYYNAKASMLERIKELEGGASVLHSTRMMDSSIQPTIEHVRLPQIKLQTFDGDIDQWLSFRDLYLSLIHTKTDLPEVEKFHYLKGCLTGEARALIDPLALTRANYSVAWDILMARYNDSKVLKRRQVGNLFKLPKVAKESAVDIQALLEGFERVVQTLDQLVKPEEYKDLLLLEMLCSRLDPITRRAWEEHSAHQDQDKVVDLTQFLQTRVKILASLPPKAHDNKQEGFQWPKKPNVARTSHSAAQMMAGSCIACPESHLLYTCPTFLKLSASARDKLLRQNSLCRNCFRRGHQASDCRSNQVCRKCKGKHHTLVCFRVDSAGNNYTRPSQPFASAANSNQSASATTSAANSGSVSSNMARNHSSTVLLATAVVLVEDDAGKVFQARALLDSGSECNFMTEGLCQLMKVSRKRSNISVLGIGQSNTTVKHQVSAVVRSRTSEFSRPMDFLLLPKVTADLPTTNVTVSTWKFPQGVELADPAFFKSTSLDMVLGIQHFFSFFPSQTKIPLGEGLPMLIESVFGWLVTGSVESQASSSRIICNTASKVDLDELLTRFWSCEEIGSPNNYSPEEQRCEAQFALTKYRSSTGRYTVALPKDGKILATIGESREMAFRRLQSLERRLEKEPELRQHYHGFMAEYLELGHMRRANVGPEKRVYLPHHPVIKQASTTTKVRVVFDASSKSSSGISLNDALLVGPVIQDELRALIMRCRMKRVMIIADIEKMFRQIGICEADMPLQSILWRTDTKKEVETYELATVTYGTKPAPFLATRTLKQLASDEYNRFPSASKALVDDVYMDDVITGTDTESDAIKLCADLIKLADSGGFRLRKFASNSAAALREVKIEDLALPQTNEINLDPDPSVKTLGLVWQPHKDYFRFNFTIEQIAAKERLSKRKILSAIAMLFDPLGLVGAVTTSAKIFMQRLWRLQEDGKTLGWDHPVPIEVEEEWRSFHGQLSILNNLKIQRCAVLPEAVNMELHFFSDASERAYGACAYVKSIDKHGRSLVCLLAAKSKVAPLKSQSIPRLELCGALLSAELSVKVREALKLEIDMHFWTDSTCVLQWLKAIPATWSTFVANRVAKIQTITENCTWRHVPGLQNPADLISRGMDPNQIEGCSLWWKGPEWLGQNHYPEQPGTLESQIAEEEIRRTAHPTTSRVSDFSEDYVRRFSSFTKLIRSTAYWMRLMRILKKSEENCKNLLTVEELEQAEFSIIRCIQQESFPAEWKALMKNENVHRSSPLRWFSPRISSEGLIRVGGRLGRSMESENTKHPIVLPAKHPFTKMLFEYYHIKLLHAGSQLLLSTVRLKYWPLGGRNVPRQVVHNCMKCFRAKPSPIEQFMGELPQARVTVARAFLRTGVDYFGPVYIRPAPRKPAVKAYVSVFICLCTKAVHLELVSDLSTERFLQALRRFTGRRGYCSDIYSDNGTNFVGARNYLREILKLLRNDHHKEAVSKECANNNIQWHFIPPGAPHFGGLWEAAVRSAKKHLLKVLGENVVSFEDMTTLLVQVENCLNSRPITALTDDPDNLEPLTPGHFLIGEPLQQIPERDVRDVPLNRLNNNQTLQKRIQHFWDRWRVEYLTQLQGRFKRWKTPIEVKIGQLVVIKDDNLPPSRWKMGRVDRVFPGPDGVIRVVTLKTATGPSTRPVEKLCVLPASSQPDYQQPSFSEKDQ